The genome window AAAGGGGGCTTAAATGGCGATGGCCACGTTTAAGCACGTAACAGTTTTATTGCAAGAAGCCGTGGCGGGCTTAAACGTCCAGCCAGCGGGGACCTATGTTGACGGTACCCTGGGGGGCGGTGGTCATACCAGCGCGATTTTGGGCCAGCTCACTACCGGTCACTTGTATTCCTTTGACCAGGATGAAACCGCGATTGATTATAACCGCGACCGGCTGAAGGATGCACTCGCGGCTGGGAAGTTAACCCTCATTGAGGATAACTTTCGCCACCTCCAGAAGGATCTGGCTGCTCAAGGTGTCCACAAGGTCGACGGCGTCCTGTATGACTTAGGGGTTTCGTCACCGCAGTTTGATGACGCCCAGCGTGGCTTTAGCTACCAGCTCGACGCCCCGTTGGACATGCGGATGAACCAAGGCCAGTCCTTGTCGGCAATGGAAGTGGTTAATGAATGGCCCTATGAGCGCCTCGTCCGGATTCTCTACCGTTACGGGGAAGAACGGTTTGCTAAGCAGATTGCCCGTAAAATCGAGCAGCGACGGCAGCGGGAGCCAATCCGCACGACCTTTGAATTAGTCGACGTGATCAAGGAAGCCATCCCAGCGGCGGCACGGCGGCATGGCGGTCACCCGGCCAAAAAGAGTTTTCAGGCAATCCGCATTGCGGTCAACGATGAACTGGGAGCGCTGGAAGAGTCCTTAGAACAGGCGCTGGCAATGTTGGCCGTTGGCGGGCGGATCAGTGTTATTACCTTCCAGTCGTTGGAGGACCGCCTCGTTAAAACAATGTTTAAGGAAAAGTCATCCATCAGTGATGACTTACCCCAGGGGTTGCCAGTGATTCCAGAGGAGATGAGCCCTGACTTTAAGCTGATCAACCGTAAACCAATTCTTCCCGGCACACAAGAATTAGCGGAGAACCACCGTGCGCACAGTGCTAAGTTACGAATCATTGAAAAGATTAAATAGAGTAAGGTAGTGTATTAATAATGGTTTCTAATGCAGCAAGAAAATACGAAGAAGAACAGGTTCCAGTGACGCCAATCGACCAGCCCCAACCGGGCGTCCAGCCGGTTCGCTGGTCACGGTTTGAACGCTTATTGATGGTTGTCGGGAGTGCGGTTACCCTACTGTTGATTATTGCCCTGCTTTCCACTAAAATTTCAATTAATACTCGTCAGCACAACTTGCAGGACTTACAATCGAAGGTTGCCCAGGTTAAAAATAACAACGCTAGTGACCGGCAGGAAATTGCTGATTTAACTAGTCAGGGCAACTTAAAGAAGATTGCCCAAAAGTATGGCCTCTCTGACAAAAATTCAAATGTAAGGAACGTCAATAAATAATGAACAAAGAGTCACAACGAGCGAAAACTAAGAAAAATAATAGCAATCGGGGGAATTTCGGTAAGTGGTTATTCTTCATCACGGTTGGATTGTTTCTCTTATTTTTCGTTCGTTTTGCGTATATTGCGATTAACCGTGACATCCAGCACGTTAACCTGCAGTCACAGGCGGAGCAAATCTATACCCAGCGGCGGACAATTCAAGCC of Limosilactobacillus oris contains these proteins:
- the rsmH gene encoding 16S rRNA (cytosine(1402)-N(4))-methyltransferase RsmH, producing the protein MATFKHVTVLLQEAVAGLNVQPAGTYVDGTLGGGGHTSAILGQLTTGHLYSFDQDETAIDYNRDRLKDALAAGKLTLIEDNFRHLQKDLAAQGVHKVDGVLYDLGVSSPQFDDAQRGFSYQLDAPLDMRMNQGQSLSAMEVVNEWPYERLVRILYRYGEERFAKQIARKIEQRRQREPIRTTFELVDVIKEAIPAAARRHGGHPAKKSFQAIRIAVNDELGALEESLEQALAMLAVGGRISVITFQSLEDRLVKTMFKEKSSISDDLPQGLPVIPEEMSPDFKLINRKPILPGTQELAENHRAHSAKLRIIEKIK
- the ftsL2 gene encoding cell division protein FtsL, encoding MVSNAARKYEEEQVPVTPIDQPQPGVQPVRWSRFERLLMVVGSAVTLLLIIALLSTKISINTRQHNLQDLQSKVAQVKNNNASDRQEIADLTSQGNLKKIAQKYGLSDKNSNVRNVNK